ACTTTTAAGCTATTAGAATCCATCATATTAAATCAGAGTGCTCCGACACACTTCTAAAAACCTTTCTCTGGCTTTTCTGCACTAAAAGAAAATGGGGTGATAATGACAAAACCACTGGGCACCTCTGAAAACGATAAAGCAATTGTCAAATATACTTCACAGTGATGATGTGAACAGTGATGCATTAGGAGTGTTGTAGTGCCCTCTGTTTGTACTCTGCTGTACTATACATTTCAGCTCAGTGGGGGGCGGAGAGCAGTTCATGCTACCAGCCTGCACCACTTCTTTGTGGATCCACTCTGTATGTTTACACCAGGAAAATAACCAACAGTAAGCTGGATCTTTTCTGTTTATGCAACTAATTGAAGTTTCCAATCAGGCCCTCCTGCTCTGCTTGGCAGGATTGATTTGCCAACAGAATCCAACAAACAATGAAactgtggtttgtttttattaacatgAGTCAAACTTGCTCTATGGAGGCCCATTCCTGCCCAAACATACTCATGGTAAATCAAAATGAATATTCAAAGTCAACATTATGAGATAATAAATGTTTTAGTCCAGATTATGGGAGAATACATTATAatgagaaacagaaatataaaaaataatgaataataaatcACAATTATGGGATACAAGTctaaaaaatattgaattaatAATTCAAAACTATGAAAAACTAAAAGGCAAATGATTAGATCAGTCACAAATTTGAGATATTAAGTATACAACAAGAGATATTCAtcaaaatgagaagaaaaagtCCACATTTTAAGAGAATAAATCACAGTTTTGAGAAAATAAGTCAATATGAGATATATCAAACATATTAGATAGTAAGTGAACATTATAAGATAAGTCAAAATGTTGAGATACTAAGTAAACATTGAGTTAAAACATTGAGAAAATTATGAGAAACCAAAATTAAGACAAAATTATGAGATGCTAGATTGAAAACTCAAAGTTTTGTTAAAAATTCAAAATGATGAAAAACTAAGGCAAATATGTTGGATAATATGTCACAAATATGATATATTAAGTGTGCATTGCGGGTCAAAATAAAGAGACAATAAATCAACTTTTTGAAttattaaagaagaaaaatcaaCTTCAtagcagtctttttttttcttgttattttCTTGGTGGAAATTAGCTTCCGTACCTGCCTGACATtgaaataaaatcaaacaaaaaaatgacatcagAACCTGCCAAACTACAAACATCCCAGCACACATAAGCCTCAGATAACCCCCCCGCTGGACATGTGGTTGTGCTGAAGCACCAAAATGAGAGGGTCCAAAAAACCAGCTGTGGGTTTCACATTCCTGACTTCTGCCATAGGTCCTTTCAACAAAAGTTTGACCTCTGTTGGCTCCTTCTATAAAGAGGGGCGCTCTTGTGTTGACAAGGCCACCGTAACCTGAAGGACACTGGGTTGAGGACAAGCAGCTGTCTCAACATTTAGGACGTTCTAAACAAAAGACACTGACACTTTCTGCAACTTGGATGGTCATAAGGTCATAGGGAAGTCAACAGTGAGTAAAATGAAAAGTGACAGTCATCAGGAAAAAAAGATGACAGGACTAGAGACAATTATTCTGGCAATCCATTGATAAAAtctccctttgttttttttcttttaaaatgaaaatgggaGCCAATATTTCCATTTAGAAaatgtttcattctttttttttttttttttttttttttttttttttaactcaatgGGGAACAGGGAAGGGGAAGGGTTAATTTGTGGCCGGGGAAACCTGATGCTAATTAAGTCTTAGGAATGCCACATACAGACATTGTAGTGCAGAAGCCCTCAGAGTGGGTTCGGCATGGAGAGAGCCAGTGGTTATGCGTGTGTCTAATGTTTTTATTCCGTACTGAGAGTCGGGAAAGCCAGTCTCACCGAACCCTGCTGAAGGTAATGTTCTGTCAAGAGTCTCTGTGGCAAGTGTTTTTCAGTTGTGACAGAGATGTTTCATCTGAAAGGAGAAGATCACTGATGGACTTCTTTTAGTTGATTCACAGAACGGTTTGAGATTTGTccagatgtaggctattttGGACTCAAAAGCTTAACTCGCATGTTTCTTCTTttgcaggcagagagagagagagagcgagtgagagagagagagagagagagagagagagagagagagagagagagagataactgACGCAAAAAATGGTTTTAGTAACACcagtgctgttgctgctgctgtctttGGTATCACTGCAAGCTGTCGCAGAGATTTGCCGCGGGACGCACTGCTACGGCGCGGAAACCGGCGATCCAAGACCGTGCACCGGAGCGCACTGTCCGGGGAGCAGATCCTCCAGAACGCCGCGGCAGTTTAACCCGACAACGCAGGGGAGAGCGGCGCATATAGTGGCCAGCCAACACCATGCGTACCCGAGCTCTCCAAGAGCAGCATCGGAAGCCTATCCGGCTGTCCAGACACTTCGCGTGCGGCACAGTGACAGCGGCACACGTATAAAAGCGCCTGAAGTTTTACCTGCACGATGCACCGATGCGGACTGCGCCGCTCTTGTGAAACAACTTCAACCCACTAATGACACCCAAGAATGTAGAGGGATCGAGTGCAGACTGCCACTGAGGATACGGCCAAAAGCTCGAGCAAAGTCTTGTGTGGGAGAGGGGTGTAGTTCAGAGGAGAGCCAGCCTGTCCATCTGTCCGACAGAGCCGCACAGTTTCTGGGAGATTTTCCGGAACTTGGATATCCGTCATCGGAACTTGGCGGCGCGCCTTTGGGTGTCCAGCTCACATGTGACATCAAGCCAGGTCTgctatcatcattatcatcatcatcatcttctaaAATGTTAACAGTTGTGTTTAGATAGTTATAGGCTGATTCACTTCTTCGAAATATCATTTGTGCACAATTACGCACCACAGCGTGAGATTTCTGGTTGAGTGACAAGCTTCAAAAGAAGTTGATGAATTATATTGCACTGAAAACAGTATTTTCAGTTTCACCAAATGTGTGTTACTCTTTATTGACCTAAACCCTCTTTTTCCACCAGTGATTTGCAAAATGGGATTATGGTCTAAAAGCAAAAAGGAAGACTTTGTTGACCTTCAGTCCAAAAATGATAACTGCAGAGCAACTGGACTGGAAAAATGTCTCTGAGTCAGTTGTCCAGAAAATGTGCTTTGATGTTGGTCCATACAGGAAACTTTCATTGCACTTGCCAGCTAGGCCAATAAAGTGGGGTCACTGGGTGTTCACACTTTGTTCCAGCATTATTTGCAGAAAGAGTCTTAATCTCATTTAATCCCTTCCTCAACTGCAGTGTTTAACAAGCACTTGTCTGGTCCCATCTTTCATTCGGCATTATTTTCCCCACAGGGGAGAATGAAGTTCCCTCAGAAGATGCCCTCATCTTGCACCTCCAGCTGGCAAAGGGGCAGGAGAAGCTGGTGGAGGCCCTGCGAGGCCAGCAGATGGTCATCCGCGACCTGCAGCAGAAGCTCGCCGACCAACAGGAGGCGCTACTGTCCCAGCAGAGGGAGATCCTGGACCAGCAGCGGCGCATGTATGAGCAGATGGATGTGGTAAAGGCCCAGTACGGCCTCCTCTCAGACACTGTCAAACAGGTTTCCTTCCAGGGTCTGCAGGCTGAGCTGCAGAGCTACTTTGAGAGCCACCTGGCGAGTCTGCAGAGCCAGGCCCGCAGCCACCTGCAGAAGTCCTACGCCGTGCATAAAATGGACATGGACTCAAAGGTGATGGATGTAGTCGGAGAGGCACATTTTCCTCAACCTCTGCTGGGATGCCCTTCATCCTGTGGAAAGGAGGAGTTTTGTGATTTTCAGAGGGACCCACCTCAGTGTGTGAAGTGCACCATGTGTCCACCGGGCTTCTTTCTGATTTCACAGTGCTCTCCTACTGCAGACAGGATGTGCCAGGTATGGTCCTTTAAAATACGGATATGTTCACACACCCCTGTAGCTatattttaaacacactgctgtctGTGTTCACAATGGTGTGACTGATATCTGTTCTATATTTATGTTATCTGCGATGTGTGGAAACAAAGCCACTGCACCCAAAAGTGTGAATGGGTGAACTGGGTCACTCAGTGGTTTTCAAGCATATGGCAGCAAACATAACAGCTGATTTGGAGTGTCAATGTTCATACTCATCCCtgatcaaaataaaactgaactcAGCTATCTGCAGTTTCAGTACAACCTATTGTTAACATTAAATGTAAATTAAGCAATATGTATTCATGATGATAATTTATGAATTGCAGGACAGAGATGAATGTCTTGAAGTACCAAACATTTGCGGAGAGCGAGTGAAGTGCCTTAATACTCCAGGTGAGTTCAACATAttgcttattttttaaagcagtttATTATCTTATTGTAGTGGAATAAAGTCATTTCCCTCTTAGTATTTTCAGTTTAGAACACACTTTTCACCTTTTTACTCCTTGGTTTCAAGATTCTCTCTGGTCTTTATCCCCACAGGGGGGTTCAGGTGTCTGGGAGTTTCTGATAGAGAAGCAATGATGGGCTTGTGTGGTCACGACTACTTCTACAACCAGGAGCTGCAGGAGTGCCAGGCCTGTTCTGACTGTGATGGAGAGTCCGTTTCCTCTCTCTGCACGGCTATCAGCGACTCTGTCTGCGGCCAGCCTTCAGAGAGCCGACTCTCCCAGTCTTGGGGGGCCAATGTGGCAGTTCCACCTGCGAGGACCTCTGGCGCCCACGTCTTCCCCGGGCTTCAGCTAAACATCCGAGGCAAAGAGAGAATTGATCTGTTGTCCAACGAGGCGGGGCAGGTGACGTTCTTGCAGCATGGCCTGGTGTGGTTGGATCATAACTTTGCGATAAAGCACAGCTGCAGGAACTTCCTTCAGGTGGGAATGAGGCTCAATGGGagccaggaggaggagggtctggacCTCAGTGGTGTTCGCATCGAACAGCCGGACGGGAAGTACTTCCAGGGTGTCAGCGCCAGCAGTGGAGTCGAGGTGGAGCCGAACCAAACTTTCACTCTGCTGCTTAAGAGTCCGAATCAACACTGCAACCAGAGCAAGGATCTTCACGTCTATGATATCACCACCCCTTCTTTCAGCTTGCTCTGGTTGTCGCATGACACCGGTGCTGTAGCTATGACGGCACAAATGTCCCTGTTGACGCACTACCAGACCAGCTACCGCCCAACTTTCCGCATGACCTCAGTGTCGGACCCATATATGATCATTCTAACTCACGACAACCGCGGAGTGCGCTTCACAGAAAGTGGTGTTGTAAAGTTCGTCCTCCAACAGGCGCTTTACTCTATGGGCCACACCTGCATTCGAGAGGGTTTCTCCCTGATTGCCTACACCAACCGCAACGGGACTGGCCAGGAGGCGATGCAAGCCTTCAAGACGGGCGTCAACTACAGGGACACCTCCATCACCCTCTCTGGCGCTGTGAGCGTAGCCAGCGGGGACACGCTTAGCTTTGAGATCACATCTCCGTCCCAGTGCAACATCCGCTACTTTGGGGACAGCACTGGGATCAGTATGCTGAGTCTTATCTGGATTCCCTCAGCCGTGTCGTCAGCCATGACTGCTACCGTGTCCAGGACTGGTCTGCCCTTTGGAGCCGTCAGGAATAAGCCGCTGTCATTCCAGCAGATCAGCCCGGACACGCTGCAGGTTCATTTGGCACGCTCGGGACAGCCAAACAGCCGGAAGAACTTTATATTCCACGAGAAAGGGACGGCGAACATAGCCCTGAACCTGAAGCTGATACACTCCTGCAATATTGTAAAACTCACTTTGCAGCGGGTTGGGGGTCAGGCCCAGCAGGCAGGTCCTGTGGCTCAGCAAGTGTCTGGATATATGCCTGAAGGGAGCGAGTGGGCCAGTATCGGGCTGAGGGCCTCATTTCCGGTCCAGAACGGTACAGCGATCTATGTTACTCTGGACTGCATTCGCGGACGGGTTAACCAGATAACACACGAGGGCGGAACTAACATTTCAATCCTCTGGGTTGCACTGTGATCCAAGAAGGGATGATGAAGCCTTTGTCATTAATAcagtttgtgaaaaaaacaatattgaattGCAGAGCAGATTCAACAATTTACCAAATTAAGAGAGAAGACCAGATGAAAAACAATGTTATTCATCTATTACACATATTTTGTCATATTATtgatttaaatgtatatttcaTCACCTCTTtagacttttattgtgaaatccCTTTTGGGTATGATTAACATACATAAGTACTGCTTTTGCTTGAAGTACTTCGGCTGGTTGAGCAGTGACCAATTATTCATGGTGTTGGTttgattgtgtctgtgtgtgtgtgtctgtacagtatgtgtgagtgtgtgtacataCATGTGCAGTGGTgcttatatatgtgtatatatgtgtgtgtgtgtgtgtgtgtgtgtgtgtgtgtgtgtgtgtgacacattgGCATGCCTACTTTTGAATGAGTCGGTTAATATGTATATCCTTCTATTCCTGCACATATTTAACTTGCGTACTGTATGTAACAAACCTTTTTGGATTATATCATTAGGGATTTTAaaatagtttgatattttgggacatatgcttattcactttctggATGAATTAAAGTAGATAGATGCCACTCACCAAtatgagtggtatcaatcttctcatctagcCTTACTAAAACTATATTCATACATTTCCAAAATGGCAAGCTATCCCTTCAATGCTCTAAAAGAGTAATGAAAGAGCTATACATACAATTATATGTAGTAAACTTTCATAAGTAGGAGTTGGTATTTGATATTGTTTTTGATGATATTTATTTGCCTTTTATAAAAATGACTTTTGTATTTACACTATACAATGCATACATTTGTCAGACATGAGAAAGATATATGTCGTGTATAGCACTGGGTAGGCAGTGTTAAAATCAAATACATGCAGCGATAGCCTCTATCATAGGTTTATTTGCACACGTAAAGTTTAACTTAGTATTATGGAATGTGCAAACATCATACTTTGTTATTCTTTGCCTAAACGCTGTTTCCCTGTGAAGAGTTGCCCATGCATATCCTTCCTAATTGCCTCGGTGTGTGTTCTGTCCTCTAAACAATTAGGCATAATTAAGTGTTTCAAGGAGTTGGCAGCGAAGCCGCCACTGACATTCTTCAGCTTTATTCTCACTTCATTACATTTAgcgatttttttttgttctgtggTTGGGCTTTCTGCACTCAATGCATGCATACTTGTTCAACACCAAATAAAATGCGCATATATTTTGCCAGAAAATAAGTTTTACTCATAGCTTGTTAATCCACAAGatatttcaaattgtatttaaatttaGCATGATGTAAAGCATTCCTGTATAGCCACATAATTTGACATCTCACATGGCCTTAATTCTAATATcttgacatttattttatagtgGGTTTTTAATAATTTTCCATCAAATTAAAGGGTAAAAGTTTACCATTCAGACATTACTCATTCCATTTAATCTCAAACATACTGAATCTATTTGAAAGCAACCTTATTCAACAGCTATAGGTGCCAAAATTGAAGACACAATACCTGGAAAATCATACACTGCATTCCTCTCAATTGGTCTTAATCAAGTTCAAATTATTCTTCCATCTATTACCTATAGGAGAGCTGTACTTTAGCTTAAACATAACAAATAGCctgagtcagagagagagagagagagagagagagagagagagagagaggtttgtAAGAAACAATCTAATGTTTCTGTCGGTTGCCTGAATTGAAAACAGGTGTTTCAGTGGAGCAGTGCTCCAGATGTCTGACGCTGCAGATCAAATGAGACCCACAGCACTTGAAGAGTTTCAGAGAcaccagagagagaaacagggacAGAAAAACTGCAGGAAAGAACAAAACTAAGCagaggaatgtgtgtgtattaaaaacTTTGTATTTTAAGCTCctctaatcaatattttatatattcacCATGGTTTAAATGACTACATGTTAATGTGAAAGGGCTCACTTGTGATGGGAAAGAGTGATCACCCAACTCTGTAGTTCCCATTAGCTCTACGACACTTCTTTTAGTTAGCCTTTTTAGTTGTGTTTTGGTTGGACGGCCAACAAATTCCACATTCATCAGCCCCATTTCCAGCAGATGTTTCCAGCTAAAAAAAGCTGATACAGTAAGCTCACTTTATGCCACCTGCCTAGCACCAaacggcagacagacaaagttaggcCTTAGCTGGTAAAGCTTCAAAGTTATTTTCTCCTGGAATGGAGGCCAAAGCTAAAAAGGAGAGTATGGAGTTACATTCATCAAATGCCCAGAAACACGACTCAGGCAACGGATTGTTGTGGAGATGGGATCCATCATGGTGCCACTTAGTCACAAAGTTTAGCTACTTTTGAGCTAATTATTTCACCCACTTTCTTGTAACCACCAACAGTTCATTAGCTACCCAAATCTCACTCCATAGATCAGTCAGCACAGTTCTTGAGGAGCTGGCAGACCTGGAAGCATTCATTGATCACAACTATATGATCAACAGCGTAAAGTAGAAACTACTTGCCCTATGCTtgagctagtctatatccacaacgttccacttctgggattgctctggtgccgccaCATGTCCCttttttcggccagatgtccgttaccttccactttctttgtgttggaattttaaactttggtcaattcatgaggactatggttaactgctcctcagatctctgcagggtaaatccagacagatagCCTGACCATCTGTCCAatatgagttttctgttgcacgactaaaacaacctttgaacgtacacatttcaccaaaacaagttccttcccgaggctattttgcagcggcgctGGGGCTCTAACACTCGTCCAtgacgattgcgattggttttaagaaatgccaataaaccagagcacgtttttcgcCCATCccggactagccagaccctcctttgcagcaaAGTTATTCATCAATAATCAAAAAGGATTGCAGCTTAAGCCGTACATTTGCCCTCAACATCACAAAAGTTGACTTGACAACAAATTAATGCCAATTAAAAACCGACACATATGACTGTTCCATTTACTGCCACACAGTGGCAGTTTAATCATGTGACTGTAATCATGTGACCATTCCATTTATCGTAACAGGCACAGTTAAATACGTAAATGTTGTGAAACGGTACTAGTtaaggcaacaaaaatacaggATTAGTAAAACAGCAGGGATCGGCttaaaatggtttaaaatgaGTCATGTAAAACTACTGAAATGTAACGCGAAATCACTGCATCACGGACTAAGGTCCGTAAAACTCGTAAAGAATTAAACTTTTGGTTTCACGTGGGACACAAACCACGATCTCCTTAGtaaaaagtcctgtgtttcttCTTCCTTACGAGCAATTTGGCACTCACTTTTTCCCCCCTCACTTCCTTGTTTGCTCTTGCaataattactacagccacgAGAGGTTGCCGCCAAACAAGAATCCTAATTGTTGGTCATTATGAGCTGCTTTGACCCATATGGTCATTTTCTGGGTGGGGACAGGCTGGTCTGCTGGATGTATAATAGGCAATTTATTGCTCACACATCAGCCTGTACAACATCATAAGGTGGTAGGGTGTTGTTTTAAGTTTGCTTCCCCCAACATTTAAGCACTTCAACCTACAATAAGATTTTTTTGGTCACTGGGGGGGCAGTGGAAAAAGTTGTAAACACTCACCTTCTAAGTTGATTTACAACCTTAGTTTTTGTCTAGGGGAACTCAGGAAGTATCCTAAAATGGTTACCCAATCCtttggaaaacaaaacatcagTAAGCCAACTGCTGAGACAATTCAAGTTAAAAATTAATGATTAATTTACAGCAGAATAAATGGTAAGCAGTGATAAACAAACTAAAAATAGAAATTAAATAACACGTCAGGGTCTCCAAGGTCAAAACTCACACTACCTAGAAAGAATAGAAGCTGAGCTACAGActcaaacaaaaatacataatacTAACCTCTCTGGCTGTTCACAAAACAGGAGAATAAAACAAATGGTGGAGAAACCGCTACAAAGCTTCCGGTAACTGAGACTAATTTGCAAAACAGGTACTGTTGAAACAACAGCAAAATAGAATAGGCGTACCAACTAGCTATTAGCAGCACAACAGACAGCTCCATGGCAAAAGCAAAGGGAGAAACACTGGCTCTGGGAGCTGATATGCAGCTCTGCTGACCATCAGATGGAGATCAGGTGTGGATGATCCAGGGACTCGGAGGGGCGTGGCACACCTGAAACGCAGAGAAGGCAGCTTTCTCCCAAAAAGAGCCtaagaccctgtttacacgtacatggttatttttacaaatggagacatttcccttcatttgtgcccttcgtttacacgcaaacggagaattcgcctctggaaaccgagtctttctatAAGACTCGATttccagagtggagatttttgaaatcttcgtttgcacgtttgcatataaactgagacaaacggaggtttaggccaagggggtaagctttgcttcagaactcgaacctcctatggcgccattttgatgctacaaaatgatcacctcccgttagcattccattgactgccattcattttggcatcactttgacagtgaataactttacatctgaagcgtttaaagactctatttgtccattgtttatttctaaagaaacacgacaatgtataaaaggctccattaccttgtacctcatgttatggctccgtagcagaagtttttgtaaaagtaggctaacgattgtgtcataaccaagcgacttactgtcgcatagtagaggaattaccgtatagtacattagctgtttaggtttaattactaatgttaactagcatgttagttagcaataattagcctgtgcccatgttatctccttacatatacctacgctctccgtctctgcaagattgggaatgattgagatttctcttggcacagctaccagaagacttccaactttcagacaggttgctcacgtcacatttatgttgtctctgtcagttggaggctgcgcagtaacactcagcgctcaccggaaaagtgcttctaatagctttcactggtctccgtccagagcaacggggtccgttggtccattcttatatactgtctatggtttaggcagccgagagagagaaagagaaagtgatttgttgctgttgttgctattttcgggcttctgattggctaagtGGGCTTGAACTTCTccttacactgccacctacaggtttggcgtgctcttgactgcatttacggcatatatacatgggtacgtgtaaacgaacacttttctgaaaactgacagctgtgcatgatgttatttttgaaaacggagaggttgaaatgtccgtttatgaaaatagccggccacatGTAAACGTAGCATAAGTGATAGACTATAGAACAAATCAGATTTAATATTAAAGAAATACTACAACTGAATTCAGGACATGTGGGTTATAGggcaatatttattaatttttttaaagtaggctTATTAGAATAACATCgagtttcattctttttttaaagtttttttagtAAAAGTAGTTGTAGTTGTTGTAAGCAATTCTGATCCACACTCCATTTTAgaaggtggcggtaatgcacaacAAACTCTTGTTACTGccaaatgctccactatgttcaccagctagtcgctaactgtgT
The genomic region above belongs to Perca flavescens isolate YP-PL-M2 chromosome 22, PFLA_1.0, whole genome shotgun sequence and contains:
- the nell3 gene encoding uncharacterized protein nell3 encodes the protein MVLVTPVLLLLLSLVSLQAVAEICRGTHCYGAETGDPRPCTGAHCPGSRSSRTPRQFNPTTQGRAAHIVASQHHAYPSSPRAASEAYPAVQTLRVRHSDSGTRIKAPEVLPARCTDADCAALVKQLQPTNDTQECRGIECRLPLRIRPKARAKSCVGEGCSSEESQPVHLSDRAAQFLGDFPELGYPSSELGGAPLGVQLTCDIKPGENEVPSEDALILHLQLAKGQEKLVEALRGQQMVIRDLQQKLADQQEALLSQQREILDQQRRMYEQMDVVKAQYGLLSDTVKQVSFQGLQAELQSYFESHLARGVL